Genomic window (Leptospira kirschneri serovar Cynopteri str. 3522 CT):
ATCGGAGTTTTGAGTTCGCAAAGTACAGTTTCCCGGACATTTAAACGCAACCAACCTTTAATTCCGAACGGTTTGCCTAACTGCCCGAGTGAAATCCACTCTTTAGTCAATGATTTCTAAGGAGAAGTTTTTTCCTGCTTTTACAGAGGCCGCAGTAAGAATCGCGCGCAGGGATTTTGCAATACGACCGTTCTTACCGATTACTTTTCCCACGTCTTTCGGGGATACTCGTAGTTCGATGATATTTTGTTCTTCTCCTTCAATTTCACGAATTACAATTTCTTCGGGAAATTCAACAAGAGAAGCAACTATATACTTCAGTAATTCTTCCATTACTTTTTGAGAGTAGTTTTATATTCCGCCCAAATTCCTGCATTTTTAAACAGGTTTAAAACGGTTCCGGTGGGTTGGGCTCCGTTCTTTAGCCAAGTAAGAATTTTTTCTTTATTAAAAGTAGTCTGTTCTTT
Coding sequences:
- a CDS encoding KH domain-containing protein, translating into MEELLKYIVASLVEFPEEIVIREIEGEEQNIIELRVSPKDVGKVIGKNGRIAKSLRAILTAASVKAGKNFSLEIID
- the rpsP gene encoding 30S ribosomal protein S16 — protein: MVKLRLQRTGTKHDPHYRIVAADSRAPRDGKFVDIVGHYHPAQIKEQTTFNKEKILTWLKNGAQPTGTVLNLFKNAGIWAEYKTTLKK